One segment of Ricinus communis isolate WT05 ecotype wild-type chromosome 8, ASM1957865v1, whole genome shotgun sequence DNA contains the following:
- the LOC8266996 gene encoding DNA repair protein RAD5A isoform X1, which produces MGNKMTDELLTTVRSIVGPEFSDMDIIRALHLSKNDPSAAINIIFDTPNFNSKLKPQTPYKTPILENPNSNPTKEPKLVSKENENRNISVHNSDNIEDNCINENGSEWWYAGSGDVAGLSTSKGRKLKAGDGVIFTFPLKSSNTSNSPSQGKAFGKGRQPATACSEIVRFSTRDSGEVGRIPNEWARCLLPLVRYKKVRIEGYCKSAPDILGIMDTILLSISVYINSALFRMHQQTSLKAVSNPTEETIVHPLPNLFRLLGLTPFKKAEFTPADLYTRKRPLNSKDGSGIPALLLHVNKSKNQSKDGSEVENEDSISDTDLDNIVGVRDSSELEEMDPPSTLQCELRPYQKQALQWMYQLEKGKYTDEGATALHPCWEAYHLADQRQLVVYLNTFSGDATVEFPSTLQMARGGILADSMGLGKTIMTISLLLAHSERGGTSSTQFMSQLSTENSDVKDTSDQLPNPPKNTKRFSGFDKLMKQKKILVNGGNLLICPMTLLGQWKAEIETHTQPGSLSVYVHYGQSRARDAKLLSQYDVVITTYGVLASEFSAENAEDNGGLYTVQWFRVVLDEAHTIKSSKSQISIAAAALVADRRWCLTGTPIQNNLEDIYSLLRFLKVEPWESWAWWNKLVQKPFEEGDERGLKLLQSILKPIMLRRTKSTTDREGRPILVLPPADIQVIYCELTEAERDFYEALFKRSKVKFNQFVEQGRVLHNYASILELLLRLRQCCDHPFLVMSRGDTQEYSDLDKLAKRFLKGGQNMLEGEARDVPSRAYVEEVVEELRKGDQGECPICLEAFEDAVLTLCAHRLCRECLLASWRNSTSGLCPVCRKIVTRQELITAPTDSRFQIDIEKNWVESSKVIVLLQELENLRSSGSKSILFSQWTAFLDLLQIPLSRSGISYVRLDGTLNQQQRERVIKQFSEDDSILVLLMSLKAGGVGINLTAASNAFVMDPWWNPAVEEQAVMRIHRIGQTKPVMIKRFIVKGTVEERMEAVQARKQRMVSGALTDQEVRTARIEELKMLFT; this is translated from the exons ATGGGAAACAAGATGACCGACGAGCTACTGACCACAGTTAGATCAATCGTTGGCCCTGAATTCTCGGATATGGACATAATCAGAGCTCTTCACTTGTCCAAGAACGACCCTTCAGCAGCTATCAACATAATATTCGATACTCCTAActtcaattcaaaattaaaaccCCAAACACCCTACAAAACCCCCAttttagaaaaccctaattctaaTCCTACAAAGGAACCAAAACTGGTAAGTAAAGAGAATGAGAATCGCAATATCAGCGTTCATAATTCGGATAACATTGAGGATAATTGTATAAATGAGAATGGGAGTGAATGGTGGTATGCGGGGAGTGGCGACGTGGCAGGGTTGTCGACGAGTAAAGGAAGAAAATTGAAAGCTGGTGATGGAGTTATATTTACATTTCCATTGAAAAGTAGTAATACTTCAAATTCGCCTTCGCAAGGGAAGGCTTTTGGAAAAGGAAGACAACCAGCTACTGCTTGTTCCGAGATTGTTAGGTTTTCCACTAGAGATAGTGGAGAG GTTGGTCGAATACCTAATGAGTGGGCTCGGTGTCTTTTGCCGCTTGTTAGATACAAGAAGGTCAGAATTGAGGGTTACTGTAAGTCAGCCCCTGATATACTGGGGATAATGGATACTATTCTTTTGTCAATAAG TGTATACATTAATAGTGCTCTGTTCCGCATGCACCAGCAGACCTCCCTTAAGGCAGTCAGCAATCCAACTGAGGAAACAATTGTTCATCCTCTTCCAAATTTGTTCCGCTTGCTAGGATTGACCCCTTTTAAGAAG GCAGAATTTACACCTGCTGATTTGTATACAAGGAAGCGACCTTTGAACTCAAAG GATGGTTCTGGTATTCCTGCATTATTGTTACATGTCAACAAGTCGAAGAATCAATCAAAAGATGGAAGTGAAGTTGAGAATGAGGATTCCATTTCAGATACTGATCTTGATAATATTGTTGGTGTTAGAGATAGCTCTGAGTTAGAG GAAATGGATCCTCCAAGTACACTTCAGTGTGAACTAAGGCCCTACCAAAAACAGGCACTACAGTGGATGTATCAGCTGGAGAAGGGAAAATACACAGATGAGGGAGCTACAGCACTTCATCCATGTTGGGAGGCTTACCATCTGGCAGACCA GAGGCAGCTTGTTGTCTATCTGAATACATTTTCAGGTGATGCTACAGTGGAATTTCCAAGCACACTTCAAATGGCCAGGGGAGGA ATTCTAGCAGATTCTATGGGACTTGGGAAGACCATTATGACCATATCCCTTCTACTTGCTCATTCAGAAAGGGGTGGGACATCGAGTACTCAATTTATGAGTCAGCTGTCCACTGAAAATTCTGATGTCAAGGATACTTCAGATCAACTGCCAAATCCCCCGAAAAACACTAAAAGATTTTCAGGCTTTGACAAGTTGATGAAGCAAAAGAAGATTCTTGTAAACGGTGGCAATCTGCTTATATGCCCTATGACTCTCTTGGGCCAGTGGAAG GCAGAGATAGAAACTCACACACAGCCTGGTTCTTTGTCTGTATATGTTCATTATGGGCAAAGTAGAGCAAGGGATGCAAAACTCCTGTCCCAGTATGATGTTGTAATAACTACATATGGAGTATTAGCTTCAGAGTTTTCAGCAGAG AATGCTGAAGATAATGGGGGACTTTACACAGTTCAATGGTTTAGGGTGGTTCTTGATGAGGCACATACCATAAAATCTTCAAAAAGTCAAATTTCtattgctgctgctgctctgGTTGCTGATCGCCGCTGGTGTCTCACTGGAACACCTATCCAG AATAATTTGGAGGACATATACAGCCTTCTTCGGTTCCTGAAGGTGGAACCTTGGGAAAGTTGGGCATG GTGGAATAAACTCGTCCAAAAACCATTTGAGGAGGGTGACGAGAGAGGGCTGAAGTTGCTTCAGTCGATTTTAAAGCCAATTATGTTAAGGAGAACAAAGTCTACCACAGATCGAGAAGGCAG GCCAATACTGGTTCTTCCTCCTGCAGATATTCAGGTGATTTACTGTGAATTGACTGAAGCAGAAAGAGATTTCTATGAGGCTTTGTTTAAAAGATCCAAG GTGAAGTTTAATCAATTTGTAGAGCAAGGGCGAGTTCTTCATAACTATGCTTCTATCTTGGAGTTACTCTTGCGTCTTCGGCAATGCTGTGACCATCCATTTCTTGTGATGAG TCGAGGTGATACACAAGAATATTCTGACCTAGACAAGCTAGCAAAGCGCTTCCTTAAAGGTGGTCAGAATATGTTGGAAGGAGAGGCCAGAGATGTGCCATCACGGGCGTATGTTGAAGAGGTTGTAGAAGAGCTGAGGAAGGGGGATCAGGGAGAGTGTCCAATATGTCTTGAAGCATTTGAAGATGCAGTATTGACACTTTGTGCTCACCGCTTATGCCGGGAATGTCTCTTGGCAAGCTGGCGAAATTCTACTTCTGGTTTATGTCCTGTTTGTAG GAAAATTGTCACTAGGCAAGAACTCATTACAGCTCCAACTGACAGTCGCTTCCAGATTGATATTGAGAAAAATTGGGTGGAATCATCCAAAGTAATTGTTCTCTTGCAAGAACTTGAAAATCTTCGTTCATCAGGCTCTAAGAGCATTCTCTTCAGCCAATGGACTGCTTTTCTGGATCTCTTACAAATTCCTCTTTCAAG GAGTGGTATATCGTATGTTCGTCTTGATGGGACTCTAAATCAGCAGCAGCGAGAAAGAGTAATAAAACAGTTCTCAGAAGATGACAGCATCCTG GTATTACTGATGTCATTGAAGGCTGGTGGTGTTGGGATAAATCTAACAGCTGCTTCCAATGCCTTTGTCATG GATCCTTGGTGGAATCCAGCTGTAGAGGAACAAGCTGTCATGCGGATTCATCGTATTGGACAAACAAAACCAGTGATGATCAAGCGCTTCATTGTGaag GGAACTGTTGAGGAAAGAATGGAGGCAGTGCAAGCGCGCAAACAGCGGATGGTTTCTGGTGCCTTAACTGATCAAGAAGTTCGAACTGCACGTATTGAAGAGCTGAAGATGCTTTTTACGTAA
- the LOC8266996 gene encoding DNA repair protein RAD5A isoform X2 yields MGNKMTDELLTTVRSIVGPEFSDMDIIRALHLSKNDPSAAINIIFDTPNFNSKLKPQTPYKTPILENPNSNPTKEPKLVSKENENRNISVHNSDNIEDNCINENGSEWWYAGSGDVAGLSTSKGRKLKAGDGVIFTFPLKSSNTSNSPSQGKAFGKGRQPATACSEIVRFSTRDSGEVGRIPNEWARCLLPLVRYKKVRIEGYCKSAPDILGIMDTILLSISALFRMHQQTSLKAVSNPTEETIVHPLPNLFRLLGLTPFKKAEFTPADLYTRKRPLNSKDGSGIPALLLHVNKSKNQSKDGSEVENEDSISDTDLDNIVGVRDSSELEEMDPPSTLQCELRPYQKQALQWMYQLEKGKYTDEGATALHPCWEAYHLADQRQLVVYLNTFSGDATVEFPSTLQMARGGILADSMGLGKTIMTISLLLAHSERGGTSSTQFMSQLSTENSDVKDTSDQLPNPPKNTKRFSGFDKLMKQKKILVNGGNLLICPMTLLGQWKAEIETHTQPGSLSVYVHYGQSRARDAKLLSQYDVVITTYGVLASEFSAENAEDNGGLYTVQWFRVVLDEAHTIKSSKSQISIAAAALVADRRWCLTGTPIQNNLEDIYSLLRFLKVEPWESWAWWNKLVQKPFEEGDERGLKLLQSILKPIMLRRTKSTTDREGRPILVLPPADIQVIYCELTEAERDFYEALFKRSKVKFNQFVEQGRVLHNYASILELLLRLRQCCDHPFLVMSRGDTQEYSDLDKLAKRFLKGGQNMLEGEARDVPSRAYVEEVVEELRKGDQGECPICLEAFEDAVLTLCAHRLCRECLLASWRNSTSGLCPVCRKIVTRQELITAPTDSRFQIDIEKNWVESSKVIVLLQELENLRSSGSKSILFSQWTAFLDLLQIPLSRSGISYVRLDGTLNQQQRERVIKQFSEDDSILVLLMSLKAGGVGINLTAASNAFVMDPWWNPAVEEQAVMRIHRIGQTKPVMIKRFIVKGTVEERMEAVQARKQRMVSGALTDQEVRTARIEELKMLFT; encoded by the exons ATGGGAAACAAGATGACCGACGAGCTACTGACCACAGTTAGATCAATCGTTGGCCCTGAATTCTCGGATATGGACATAATCAGAGCTCTTCACTTGTCCAAGAACGACCCTTCAGCAGCTATCAACATAATATTCGATACTCCTAActtcaattcaaaattaaaaccCCAAACACCCTACAAAACCCCCAttttagaaaaccctaattctaaTCCTACAAAGGAACCAAAACTGGTAAGTAAAGAGAATGAGAATCGCAATATCAGCGTTCATAATTCGGATAACATTGAGGATAATTGTATAAATGAGAATGGGAGTGAATGGTGGTATGCGGGGAGTGGCGACGTGGCAGGGTTGTCGACGAGTAAAGGAAGAAAATTGAAAGCTGGTGATGGAGTTATATTTACATTTCCATTGAAAAGTAGTAATACTTCAAATTCGCCTTCGCAAGGGAAGGCTTTTGGAAAAGGAAGACAACCAGCTACTGCTTGTTCCGAGATTGTTAGGTTTTCCACTAGAGATAGTGGAGAG GTTGGTCGAATACCTAATGAGTGGGCTCGGTGTCTTTTGCCGCTTGTTAGATACAAGAAGGTCAGAATTGAGGGTTACTGTAAGTCAGCCCCTGATATACTGGGGATAATGGATACTATTCTTTTGTCAATAAG TGCTCTGTTCCGCATGCACCAGCAGACCTCCCTTAAGGCAGTCAGCAATCCAACTGAGGAAACAATTGTTCATCCTCTTCCAAATTTGTTCCGCTTGCTAGGATTGACCCCTTTTAAGAAG GCAGAATTTACACCTGCTGATTTGTATACAAGGAAGCGACCTTTGAACTCAAAG GATGGTTCTGGTATTCCTGCATTATTGTTACATGTCAACAAGTCGAAGAATCAATCAAAAGATGGAAGTGAAGTTGAGAATGAGGATTCCATTTCAGATACTGATCTTGATAATATTGTTGGTGTTAGAGATAGCTCTGAGTTAGAG GAAATGGATCCTCCAAGTACACTTCAGTGTGAACTAAGGCCCTACCAAAAACAGGCACTACAGTGGATGTATCAGCTGGAGAAGGGAAAATACACAGATGAGGGAGCTACAGCACTTCATCCATGTTGGGAGGCTTACCATCTGGCAGACCA GAGGCAGCTTGTTGTCTATCTGAATACATTTTCAGGTGATGCTACAGTGGAATTTCCAAGCACACTTCAAATGGCCAGGGGAGGA ATTCTAGCAGATTCTATGGGACTTGGGAAGACCATTATGACCATATCCCTTCTACTTGCTCATTCAGAAAGGGGTGGGACATCGAGTACTCAATTTATGAGTCAGCTGTCCACTGAAAATTCTGATGTCAAGGATACTTCAGATCAACTGCCAAATCCCCCGAAAAACACTAAAAGATTTTCAGGCTTTGACAAGTTGATGAAGCAAAAGAAGATTCTTGTAAACGGTGGCAATCTGCTTATATGCCCTATGACTCTCTTGGGCCAGTGGAAG GCAGAGATAGAAACTCACACACAGCCTGGTTCTTTGTCTGTATATGTTCATTATGGGCAAAGTAGAGCAAGGGATGCAAAACTCCTGTCCCAGTATGATGTTGTAATAACTACATATGGAGTATTAGCTTCAGAGTTTTCAGCAGAG AATGCTGAAGATAATGGGGGACTTTACACAGTTCAATGGTTTAGGGTGGTTCTTGATGAGGCACATACCATAAAATCTTCAAAAAGTCAAATTTCtattgctgctgctgctctgGTTGCTGATCGCCGCTGGTGTCTCACTGGAACACCTATCCAG AATAATTTGGAGGACATATACAGCCTTCTTCGGTTCCTGAAGGTGGAACCTTGGGAAAGTTGGGCATG GTGGAATAAACTCGTCCAAAAACCATTTGAGGAGGGTGACGAGAGAGGGCTGAAGTTGCTTCAGTCGATTTTAAAGCCAATTATGTTAAGGAGAACAAAGTCTACCACAGATCGAGAAGGCAG GCCAATACTGGTTCTTCCTCCTGCAGATATTCAGGTGATTTACTGTGAATTGACTGAAGCAGAAAGAGATTTCTATGAGGCTTTGTTTAAAAGATCCAAG GTGAAGTTTAATCAATTTGTAGAGCAAGGGCGAGTTCTTCATAACTATGCTTCTATCTTGGAGTTACTCTTGCGTCTTCGGCAATGCTGTGACCATCCATTTCTTGTGATGAG TCGAGGTGATACACAAGAATATTCTGACCTAGACAAGCTAGCAAAGCGCTTCCTTAAAGGTGGTCAGAATATGTTGGAAGGAGAGGCCAGAGATGTGCCATCACGGGCGTATGTTGAAGAGGTTGTAGAAGAGCTGAGGAAGGGGGATCAGGGAGAGTGTCCAATATGTCTTGAAGCATTTGAAGATGCAGTATTGACACTTTGTGCTCACCGCTTATGCCGGGAATGTCTCTTGGCAAGCTGGCGAAATTCTACTTCTGGTTTATGTCCTGTTTGTAG GAAAATTGTCACTAGGCAAGAACTCATTACAGCTCCAACTGACAGTCGCTTCCAGATTGATATTGAGAAAAATTGGGTGGAATCATCCAAAGTAATTGTTCTCTTGCAAGAACTTGAAAATCTTCGTTCATCAGGCTCTAAGAGCATTCTCTTCAGCCAATGGACTGCTTTTCTGGATCTCTTACAAATTCCTCTTTCAAG GAGTGGTATATCGTATGTTCGTCTTGATGGGACTCTAAATCAGCAGCAGCGAGAAAGAGTAATAAAACAGTTCTCAGAAGATGACAGCATCCTG GTATTACTGATGTCATTGAAGGCTGGTGGTGTTGGGATAAATCTAACAGCTGCTTCCAATGCCTTTGTCATG GATCCTTGGTGGAATCCAGCTGTAGAGGAACAAGCTGTCATGCGGATTCATCGTATTGGACAAACAAAACCAGTGATGATCAAGCGCTTCATTGTGaag GGAACTGTTGAGGAAAGAATGGAGGCAGTGCAAGCGCGCAAACAGCGGATGGTTTCTGGTGCCTTAACTGATCAAGAAGTTCGAACTGCACGTATTGAAGAGCTGAAGATGCTTTTTACGTAA
- the LOC8266996 gene encoding DNA repair protein RAD5A isoform X3 codes for MGNKMTDELLTTVRSIVGPEFSDMDIIRALHLSKNDPSAAINIIFDTPNFNSKLKPQTPYKTPILENPNSNPTKEPKLVSKENENRNISVHNSDNIEDNCINENGSEWWYAGSGDVAGLSTSKGRKLKAGDGVIFTFPLKSSNTSNSPSQGKAFGKGRQPATACSEIVRFSTRDSGEVGRIPNEWARCLLPLVRYKKVRIEGYCKSAPDILGIMDTILLSISVYINSALFRMHQQTSLKAVSNPTEETIVHPLPNLFRLLGLTPFKKAEFTPADLYTRKRPLNSKDGSGIPALLLHVNKSKNQSKDGSEVENEDSISDTDLDNIVGVRDSSELEEMDPPSTLQCELRPYQKQALQWMYQLEKGKYTDEGATALHPCWEAYHLADQRQLVVYLNTFSGDATVEFPSTLQMARGGILADSMGLGKTIMTISLLLAHSERGGTSSTQFMSQLSTENSDVKDTSDQLPNPPKNTKRFSGFDKLMKQKKILVNGGNLLICPMTLLGQWKAEIETHTQPGSLSVYVHYGQSRARDAKLLSQYDVVITTYGVLASEFSAENAEDNGGLYTVQWFRVVLDEAHTIKSSKSQISIAAAALVADRRWCLTGTPIQNNLEDIYSLLRFLKVEPWESWAWWNKLVQKPFEEGDERGLKLLQSILKPIMLRRTKSTTDREGRPILVLPPADIQVIYCELTEAERDFYEALFKRSKVKFNQFVEQGRVLHNYASILELLLRLRQCCDHPFLVMSRGDTQEYSDLDKLAKRFLKGGQNMLEGEARDVPSRAYVEEVVEELRKGDQGECPICLEAFEDAVLTLCAHRLCRECLLASWRNSTSGLCPV; via the exons ATGGGAAACAAGATGACCGACGAGCTACTGACCACAGTTAGATCAATCGTTGGCCCTGAATTCTCGGATATGGACATAATCAGAGCTCTTCACTTGTCCAAGAACGACCCTTCAGCAGCTATCAACATAATATTCGATACTCCTAActtcaattcaaaattaaaaccCCAAACACCCTACAAAACCCCCAttttagaaaaccctaattctaaTCCTACAAAGGAACCAAAACTGGTAAGTAAAGAGAATGAGAATCGCAATATCAGCGTTCATAATTCGGATAACATTGAGGATAATTGTATAAATGAGAATGGGAGTGAATGGTGGTATGCGGGGAGTGGCGACGTGGCAGGGTTGTCGACGAGTAAAGGAAGAAAATTGAAAGCTGGTGATGGAGTTATATTTACATTTCCATTGAAAAGTAGTAATACTTCAAATTCGCCTTCGCAAGGGAAGGCTTTTGGAAAAGGAAGACAACCAGCTACTGCTTGTTCCGAGATTGTTAGGTTTTCCACTAGAGATAGTGGAGAG GTTGGTCGAATACCTAATGAGTGGGCTCGGTGTCTTTTGCCGCTTGTTAGATACAAGAAGGTCAGAATTGAGGGTTACTGTAAGTCAGCCCCTGATATACTGGGGATAATGGATACTATTCTTTTGTCAATAAG TGTATACATTAATAGTGCTCTGTTCCGCATGCACCAGCAGACCTCCCTTAAGGCAGTCAGCAATCCAACTGAGGAAACAATTGTTCATCCTCTTCCAAATTTGTTCCGCTTGCTAGGATTGACCCCTTTTAAGAAG GCAGAATTTACACCTGCTGATTTGTATACAAGGAAGCGACCTTTGAACTCAAAG GATGGTTCTGGTATTCCTGCATTATTGTTACATGTCAACAAGTCGAAGAATCAATCAAAAGATGGAAGTGAAGTTGAGAATGAGGATTCCATTTCAGATACTGATCTTGATAATATTGTTGGTGTTAGAGATAGCTCTGAGTTAGAG GAAATGGATCCTCCAAGTACACTTCAGTGTGAACTAAGGCCCTACCAAAAACAGGCACTACAGTGGATGTATCAGCTGGAGAAGGGAAAATACACAGATGAGGGAGCTACAGCACTTCATCCATGTTGGGAGGCTTACCATCTGGCAGACCA GAGGCAGCTTGTTGTCTATCTGAATACATTTTCAGGTGATGCTACAGTGGAATTTCCAAGCACACTTCAAATGGCCAGGGGAGGA ATTCTAGCAGATTCTATGGGACTTGGGAAGACCATTATGACCATATCCCTTCTACTTGCTCATTCAGAAAGGGGTGGGACATCGAGTACTCAATTTATGAGTCAGCTGTCCACTGAAAATTCTGATGTCAAGGATACTTCAGATCAACTGCCAAATCCCCCGAAAAACACTAAAAGATTTTCAGGCTTTGACAAGTTGATGAAGCAAAAGAAGATTCTTGTAAACGGTGGCAATCTGCTTATATGCCCTATGACTCTCTTGGGCCAGTGGAAG GCAGAGATAGAAACTCACACACAGCCTGGTTCTTTGTCTGTATATGTTCATTATGGGCAAAGTAGAGCAAGGGATGCAAAACTCCTGTCCCAGTATGATGTTGTAATAACTACATATGGAGTATTAGCTTCAGAGTTTTCAGCAGAG AATGCTGAAGATAATGGGGGACTTTACACAGTTCAATGGTTTAGGGTGGTTCTTGATGAGGCACATACCATAAAATCTTCAAAAAGTCAAATTTCtattgctgctgctgctctgGTTGCTGATCGCCGCTGGTGTCTCACTGGAACACCTATCCAG AATAATTTGGAGGACATATACAGCCTTCTTCGGTTCCTGAAGGTGGAACCTTGGGAAAGTTGGGCATG GTGGAATAAACTCGTCCAAAAACCATTTGAGGAGGGTGACGAGAGAGGGCTGAAGTTGCTTCAGTCGATTTTAAAGCCAATTATGTTAAGGAGAACAAAGTCTACCACAGATCGAGAAGGCAG GCCAATACTGGTTCTTCCTCCTGCAGATATTCAGGTGATTTACTGTGAATTGACTGAAGCAGAAAGAGATTTCTATGAGGCTTTGTTTAAAAGATCCAAG GTGAAGTTTAATCAATTTGTAGAGCAAGGGCGAGTTCTTCATAACTATGCTTCTATCTTGGAGTTACTCTTGCGTCTTCGGCAATGCTGTGACCATCCATTTCTTGTGATGAG TCGAGGTGATACACAAGAATATTCTGACCTAGACAAGCTAGCAAAGCGCTTCCTTAAAGGTGGTCAGAATATGTTGGAAGGAGAGGCCAGAGATGTGCCATCACGGGCGTATGTTGAAGAGGTTGTAGAAGAGCTGAGGAAGGGGGATCAGGGAGAGTGTCCAATATGTCTTGAAGCATTTGAAGATGCAGTATTGACACTTTGTGCTCACCGCTTATGCCGGGAATGTCTCTTGGCAAGCTGGCGAAATTCTACTTCTGGTTTATGTCCTGTTT GA